A single window of Nostoc sp. PCC 7120 = FACHB-418 DNA harbors:
- a CDS encoding ribbon-helix-helix protein, CopG family encodes MAVSIEKRVMPSKKPRLSVVIDQETINQLDEVAKKYDRSRSYMIALAIKKLIEGEQQNIA; translated from the coding sequence ATGGCTGTATCGATAGAAAAGCGAGTCATGCCAAGTAAGAAACCAAGGTTATCCGTTGTGATCGACCAAGAAACAATTAACCAGTTGGATGAAGTAGCCAAAAAATACGACCGTAGCAGATCCTATATGATTGCACTGGCTATCAAAAAGTTGATTGAAGGTGAACAGCAGAACATAGCCTAA